Part of the Cellulomonas taurus genome, CGAGGTCTTCGGGGGCGCGATGGGTGGCTGGCGGATCCTGCGGCTGGGCCTGAGCGACGACGGCGCCCTCTGGCGACGGCTGCCCTGAAAACCCGCGGTGCTATGCTCGCGCTGTTCCCCGGACATCGTCCGACGGACCCCACCGATTCTCTCCCGGCAATCTGCTGCCGCAGGAGGGGTGGGACACCGCGTGCCACGGCCGGGAACATCACGCCCCACATACCGCGTCGCCCCTGACGTGTGCTGTGCGGCCTTCCGTTGCGATCCGCCCCGAGTGAGGTGGACGCCGACCGTGTCCCAGAGGCGGACACCGGTCCTGACGAGGGGGAAGGGTCCTTCGTGACAGACACCATCGAGTCCGCGTCGAGCGCACGCTCCGGCGGCTCCATCTCCGGCCTGCGGGTGCCGGAGCTCAAGGCACTGGCGGCCCAGCTGGGCGTCAAGGGTGCGTCCAAGATGGCCAAGAGCGACCTGGTCGCCGCCATCCAGTCCCGATCCGGTGGCGGCGACGGTGCCGCTGCCCGGAGCGCGAAGGCTGCCGCGCCGCAGCAGTCCGCCGAGTCGGCCCCGAGCCAGGCGGCTGCCCCGTCGTCGAACGACGCATCCGGACAGCAGGGGACCGGTCCCGCCCCGAAGCGCAGCCGCCGGGCCACCCGCCCCGCCGACGCCCCGGCCACCGAGGACTCCGCCGCGCCGCAGGAGACCGGCCGCGGAGCCGGGTCGAAGCGGTCGGCCGCCGCGACCCAGGACGCTCCGTCCCAGCAGGACGCCCTCGCCGGGCTCGAGGCGGCCCTCGACCGGCAGCAGGGCACCCACGGTCAGAACGCCGGCACCGAGGGTGGCGAGCGTCGCTCCCGCCGTGCGGGCCGGGGCACCGGCGCACCGGTGATCGACGTGACCCTGCCGGAGGGACCGACCGGTGGCGACCGTCGTGACCGCCAGGACCGCGGCGCCGAGGACGGCGAGCAGCGCGGCCAGCGCCAGCGGCGGCAGGGCGACCAGTCCCCGCGCGACGGCCAGCAGCGCGACAGCCAGAACGACGGCCAGGGCAACCAGGGCCAGTCGAACCAGGGTCGCAACCCGAACAACGCGCCGGGTGGCGATGACGACGACGAGCGCGGTGGCCGTCGTCGCCGGTCCCGTGACCGGTACCGCGACCGCGACCGCACCAAGCGCAACCGCCGTGGCGGAGGCGGCCAGGACTCCTACGACGAGGTCGAGCTGACCGAGGACGACGTGCTGGTCCCGGTGGCCGGCATCCTCGACGTGCTGGAGAGCTACGCCTTCATCCGGACGTCCGGCTACCTGCCGGGTTCCGGGGACGTCTACCTGCCGCTCGGTCAGGTGCGCAAGTCCGGCCTGCGCCGCGGTGACGCGATCACCGGCGCCGTCCGCGCCCCCCGCGAGGGGGAGCAGCCGCAGCAGCAGAACAACCGACCGAACAAGGCGAACGCCCTGGTCCGGCTGGACACCGTCAACGGCATGTCCCCGGAGCTGGCCAAGCAGCGGCCGGAGTTCAGCAAGCTGACCCCGCTGTACCCGCAGGACCGGTTGCGGCTCGAGCACGACCAGACGCACATCACCCCGCGGGTGATCGACATCGTCGCGCCGATCGGCAAGGGCCAGCGCGGTCTGATCGTGGCGCCGCCGAAGGCCGGCAAGACGATCATCATGCAGCAGATCGCCAACGCGATCACCGCGAACAACCCCGAGGTCCACCTCATGGTCGTGCTCGTCGACGAGCGCCCCGAGGAGGTCACCGACATGGAGCGGACGGTCAAGGGTGAGGTCATCGCCTCGACCTTCGACCGCCCCGCCTCGGACCACACCATGGTCGCGGAGCTGGCCATCGAGCGCGCCAAGCGCCTGGTCGAGCTGGGCCAGGACGTGGTCGTGCTGCTGGACTCGCTGACCCGCCTGTCCCGGGCGTACAACCTGGCGGCCCCGGCCTCCGGGCGCATCCTGTCCGGTGGTGTGGACGCCTCGGCGCTCTACCCGCCCAAGCGGTTCTTCGGCGCTGCCCGCAACATCGAGAACGGTGGCTCGCTCACCATCCTGGCCTCCGCCCTGGTGGAGACCGGTTCCAAGATGGACGAGGTCATCTTCGAGGAGTTCAAGGGCACCGGGAACATGGAGCTGCGGCTCTCCCGGTCGCTGGCCGACAAGCGGATCTTCCCGGCGGTCGACGTGAACGCCTCCGGCACCCGGCGCGAGGAGATCCTGATCGCTCCGGACGAGCTGAAGATCATCTGGAAGCTGCGCCGCGTGATGGGGGCGCTTGACCAGCAGCAGGCGATCGAGCTGCTGCTCGGCAAGCTGCGCGAGACCAAGTCCAACGTGGAGTTCCTGCTCCAGGTGCAGAAGACGACACCGAGCGCGAACGGCAAGTCCGAGGACTGACCTGCGACGACGGAACGGCGGTGGCCCCTCGGGTCACCGCCGTTCCGTCGTTCAGTGCCGGCGCCGGGCCGCCAGCGCCTCGTCGTACCAGGCGAGTGTCCGCTCGGTGATCGCCCCGGCCTCGAACCGCTGCGCCGCCGCCCGCTGGGCGGGCACCACCGCCGACCGGCCGGCCGGGTCGTCCAGCCACCGCCCCAGCAGCCGCGCGAACGCCGTCGTGTCGCGCGGGTCGACCAGCTGCGACTCCAGCCCGGCCATCGTGGTCCGGTAGCCCGGGTTGTCCCCGGCGATCACCACACCGGTCGCGGTCGCCTGGGCCTCGACCACCGAGATGCCGAAGCTCTCCCCGCCGAGCGAGGGCAGCACCACCAGATCGGCGCCGGCGAGCAGGGCGTCCTTGTCCTCTTCGGCGACGAACCCGGGGAAGTCCACCCGGTCGCCGATCCCCTCCTGCTCCGCCGCTGCGCGCAGGTCGTCCAGCAGCGGCCCGCGACCGGCCAGAGTGAGCGTCCACGGCCGCTCCGGGTCGCCGCGATGCAGCGCACCCGCTGCGGCGATCAGCTCCCGGGGGCCCTTCCGCTCCACCAGTCGACCCAGGAACACCAGGCGCGGCACGGTCGCGGGGGTGACCGCCACCGGCTCGGGCAGCTCGACCGGCGCTCCGATCACCGGCACCGGACGGTGATAGGCGCCCTCCGCCGACTCCTGCGCCGCCTCGGAGAGCGCCGACAGCGCGTCGAACCGCCGCAACCGGGAACGTTCCAGGCCGCCGAGCGCCCGGATACCCCACCGGGTGAGGGCGTCCTGCGGGTAGATCATGAACTGGCCGACCACCGCCGTCCGGGGCCCGGCCGCCGACACCAGCTGTCCGGCCAGGAACGGGCTGTACGGCATCGCCACGTGCAGCACGTCCAGATCCAGCCGGTTCAGCAGCGCCCGGGCTGCGGACCGACGCAGCGGCAGCGGGGTGCCGAGCCGGTTGCCGTTGAACTTCACCGCCACGGTGCGGGACAGCACGTGCAGGTGCGGCAGATCCGTGCGCTCAGTCGCCGACGTCAGGTAGTGCACCTCGTGCCCGAGCGCCGTCAGCCGCCGCCCCAGGGTCAGGATGATCTGTTGCACCCCGTCCGGTCGGTCCAACCCGTCGTCGATGGCCAGACCGATCCGCAGCATGGCCGCCATCGTAGGACGTGCCGAGGTCAGGCAGCCGCCTCGTGCACTCCGTCGGCCTGCATCGTGCGGGTGCCGCAGGTGATCGCGTGCGCTGTGTCCGCGGCGTCCTGGCCGCCGGTCACGGTGTCGGTGGTCCCGGCCGCGGCGACCGTGCCGGTCAGCGTGATCTGGGTCCGGGTGATCGAGCCGTCCACATCGTTCAGCCCGACCAGGTCGGGCTCGCCGTCGCCGGTGATGTCCACGCAGCCCACCCCGGTGCCGTTCCCGGCGAAGCCCTGGTCGAACTGCCACGGCTTGCCCTCGGCGTCGGTCACGTCCACCAGCCCGCAGTCCTGGACCATCAGCAGGTCGGCCACCCGGTTGTCGGAGAGCAGCACCAGGGCCGGGTCGGTGGCGGCGGGGCGCAGCGCGAACGCGGAGGCCCCGGCCGGGCCCGCCAGGTCGATCGGGTGGGTGAAGGTCGCGCCGGAGGCGGTGGTCACGCCCAGGGTGCGGGCGGCCCCGTCGTCGTCGATCCAGAGCTGGTCGTCGGCGCCGTCACCGTCCAGGTCGATGGTCGTGATCGCCTGCGCGGTGGCGGGCACCCCGTCGCCGCCGGGCGCGCAGCCGATGGTGGTGGCCGTCGGGCTCGGAGAGGTGGCCGCCGGGGTGCTGGGTGCGACAGGCGGCTCGGAGGTGGTGCCGGTGGCGTCGCCGCCGCCGGAGCAGGCACTGAGCAGCAGGATCCCGGTCAGGGCGACGGTCAGGTGCACACGACTCATGCCGTCGACGCTAGGACCAGCGGAGCGATCGCGCCCGGCGGGAAGATTTCACCACCCGGCGCTGTTCTGGCATCATGTTCCGTCGGTCTGCGGTTCACGTGCGCACCCCGCGTACGACCCGGAGACACTCTGACTAGGAGAGCACCCCATGAAGTCTGGTATCCACCCCGAGTACGTGGTGACCACGGTGACCTGCACCTGTGGCAACACCTTCACCACCCGCTCCACCGAGACCTCCGGCGAGATCCGCGCCGACGTCTGCAGCGCCTGCCACCCGTTCTACACCGGCAAGCAGAAGATCCTCGACACCGGTGGCCGCGTGGCCCGGTTCGAGGCTCGCTACGGCAAGCGCTCCAACTGACGACCCTGGCGCCGGTGATCACCTCCGTGGTCACCGGCGCTTGTCATGTCCGGACCCGGGAGTGCAGATGAGTGAGTCCTTCGCGGCAGCGCGACCGATGCTGGACGAGCACGCCCGGATCGAGCAGCAGCTCGCCGACCCGGCGGTGCACGCGGACCCGGTCGAGGCGCGCCGCCTGGGCCGCCGCTACGCCGAGCTGGGCCGGGTGGCCGCCGCCTACCGCGAGTGGTCCGCCGCCGAGCAGGACCGCGCCGACGCCACCGAGCTCGCCGAGGTGGACCCGGCCTTCGCCGCCGAGCTGCCCACACTGACCGAGGCCGCCGCCCACGCCGCCGACCGGCTGCGCCGGGTGCTGGTGCCCCGCGACCCGGACGACGCCCGCGACGTGATCCTGGAGATCAAGGCCGGTGAGGGCGGCGAGGAGTCGGCGCTGTTCGCCGGCGACCTGCTGCGGATGTACCTGCGGTTCGCCGAGCAGCGCGGGTGGAAGACCGAGGTGCTGGAGTCCACCGGTTCCGACCTGGGCGGCTACAAGGACGTCCAGGTCGCGATCAAGGCGCGCGGCACCGTCACCGACCCGGCCGAGGGGGTCTGGGCGGCGCTGAAGTACGAGGGCGGCGTGCACCGGGTCCAGCGGGTCCCGGTGACCGAGTCGCAGGGCCGCATCCACACCTCCGCCGCCGGGGTCCTGGTCTTCCCCGAGGTGGAGGATCCGGGTGAGGTGGAGATCGACCCGAACGACCTGCGGATCGACGTGTACCGCTCCTCCGGCCCCGGTGGTCAGTCGGTGAACACCACCGACTCGGCCGTGCGGATCACCCACCTGCCCACCGGCATCGTGGTGTCGATGCAGAACGAGAAGTCGCAGCTGCAGAACCGGGAGCAGGCGATGCGGGTGCTGCGCGCCCGACTGCTCGCCGCCCAGCAGGAGGCCGCTGCCGCCGCCGCGAGCGAGGCGCGCCGGTCCCAGGTGCGCACGGTGGACCGCTCCGAGCGGATCCGCACCTACAACTTCCCGGAGAACCGGATCGCCGATCACCGCACCGGTTACAAGGCCTACAACCTGGACGCGGTGCTGGACGGTGATCTGGCCCCGGTGATCCAGTCCGCGATCGACGCCGACGAGGCGGCCCGGCTGGCGTCCGCGGCGGAGCAGGCATGACCGCCCCCACCCTGCGTGCCCTGGTCGACGGGGCCACCGCCCTGCTGGACGAGGCGGGCGTCGGCTCGCCGCGGCACGACGCGCTGGCCCTGGCGGCGCACGTGCTCGACCTGCCGCGGGTCGACCTGGTCCTCCCGCCGCCGGTGCCCGAGGGCTTCGCGGCCGAGTACGCGGCGGTGGTGGACCGGCGGCGGCTCCGCGAGCCGTTGCAGCACATCGTCGGCAGCACCGTCTTCCGCTACCTCACCATGCTGGTCGAGCCCGGGGTGTTCGTGCCCCGGCCGGAGACCGAGACGGTCGCCCAGGTGGCCGTGGACGAGGCGGCGCGGCTGACCGTGCTCGGCCAGGACCCGATCGTGGTCGACCTGTGCTGCGGCGCCGGGGGGATCGCCCTGTCGGTGGCGACCGAGGTGCCGGGCAGCCGGGTGACGGCGGTCGACGCCTCCCCGGCGGCCGTCGACCTGACCGGGCGCAACGCGGCGCTTGCCGGTGCCGAGCTGACCGTGCTGACCGGTGACGTGCGCGACCCGGAGCTGTTGGCGGAGCTGGACCACCGGGTGGACGTGCTGGTGTCCAACCCGCCGTACATCCCGCCGGACGCGGTGCCGGTCGACCCCGAGGTGCGTGACCACGACCCGGACCTCGCCCTGTACGGCGGGGGAGCGGACGGTCTGGACGTGCCCCGGGCGGTGATCGCCGCGGCGGCCCGACTGCTGGTGCCCGGCGGGCTGCTGGTGATGGAACACGCCGAGGTGCAGGACGCCCAGGCGCGGGCCGCTGCCATCGAGTGCGGCGGATTCGAGGACGTGCGCACGGTGGCCGATCTGACCGGTCGGCCCCGGATGCTGGTCGCCCGGCGTTCGACCGTCGTGGGCGAGCCGTCCCCGGCATCCAGCCCGACGTGACAGACTCCCATCCCGTGAGTGCCGATTCGATTCTGGACGCCACCGACCCTGCTGCCTGGGGACCGGCGATCGACGCGGCGGTGCACACCGTGTCCCGCGGCGGACTGATCGTGCTGCCCACCGACACCGTGTACGGCATCGGCGCGGACGCCTTCACCCCGGAGGCGGTCGCCGCGCTGCTGGCCGCCAAGGGCCGGGGACGCCAGCAGCCGCCGCCGGTGCTGATGCCGGACGTCGCCACGCTGGACGGCCTCGCCACCTCGGTGCATCCGGCCGTGCGCGACCTGGCCGCCGCGTTCTGGCCCGGGGGCCTCACGATCATCGTCCGCGCGCAGCCCTCCCTGATCTGGGACCTGGGCGAGACGCACGGCACCGTGGCCCTGCGGGTGCCCGACCACCCGGCCGCGCTGGCCCTGCTGCGTCGCACCGGCCCGCTGGCGGTGTCCTCGGCGAATAAGACCGGACAGCCGTCGGCGCTGAACGTCGCCGACGCGCACGAGCAGCTCGGCGACGCGGTCCAGGTCTACCTGGACGGTGGCCCGACCCCCGGTGGGGTGGCCTCGACGATCATCGACGCGACCGGCGACGACCTCACCGTGGTCCGCCAGGGCGCGATCAGCATGGAGGACCTCCGGGCGGTGGCCCCGGTGGAAGGCGACGCCGGCCGGTGAGGGTCTACGTCCTCCTGCTGCTGGTCGCGGCGGCGTCCACCTACCTGCTGACGCCGCTCGCCCGGTGGTGCGCCCTGCGTTGGGGCGCGATCACCGCGGTGCGTTCCCGGGACGTGCACACCATCCCGACGCCCCGACTGGGTGGGATGGCGATGCTGGCCGGGATGTTGGTCGCCCTCGCCTTCGCCACCCAGATGCGGTTCCTGGCGGACGTCTTCGTCAACCCCCGCCCGGTCCTCGGGGTGATCGCCGCGGCGATCATGGTCTGC contains:
- the rho gene encoding transcription termination factor Rho translates to MTDTIESASSARSGGSISGLRVPELKALAAQLGVKGASKMAKSDLVAAIQSRSGGGDGAAARSAKAAAPQQSAESAPSQAAAPSSNDASGQQGTGPAPKRSRRATRPADAPATEDSAAPQETGRGAGSKRSAAATQDAPSQQDALAGLEAALDRQQGTHGQNAGTEGGERRSRRAGRGTGAPVIDVTLPEGPTGGDRRDRQDRGAEDGEQRGQRQRRQGDQSPRDGQQRDSQNDGQGNQGQSNQGRNPNNAPGGDDDDERGGRRRRSRDRYRDRDRTKRNRRGGGGQDSYDEVELTEDDVLVPVAGILDVLESYAFIRTSGYLPGSGDVYLPLGQVRKSGLRRGDAITGAVRAPREGEQPQQQNNRPNKANALVRLDTVNGMSPELAKQRPEFSKLTPLYPQDRLRLEHDQTHITPRVIDIVAPIGKGQRGLIVAPPKAGKTIIMQQIANAITANNPEVHLMVVLVDERPEEVTDMERTVKGEVIASTFDRPASDHTMVAELAIERAKRLVELGQDVVVLLDSLTRLSRAYNLAAPASGRILSGGVDASALYPPKRFFGAARNIENGGSLTILASALVETGSKMDEVIFEEFKGTGNMELRLSRSLADKRIFPAVDVNASGTRREEILIAPDELKIIWKLRRVMGALDQQQAIELLLGKLRETKSNVEFLLQVQKTTPSANGKSED
- a CDS encoding glycosyltransferase family 4 protein, which encodes MLRIGLAIDDGLDRPDGVQQIILTLGRRLTALGHEVHYLTSATERTDLPHLHVLSRTVAVKFNGNRLGTPLPLRRSAARALLNRLDLDVLHVAMPYSPFLAGQLVSAAGPRTAVVGQFMIYPQDALTRWGIRALGGLERSRLRRFDALSALSEAAQESAEGAYHRPVPVIGAPVELPEPVAVTPATVPRLVFLGRLVERKGPRELIAAAGALHRGDPERPWTLTLAGRGPLLDDLRAAAEQEGIGDRVDFPGFVAEEDKDALLAGADLVVLPSLGGESFGISVVEAQATATGVVIAGDNPGYRTTMAGLESQLVDPRDTTAFARLLGRWLDDPAGRSAVVPAQRAAAQRFEAGAITERTLAWYDEALAARRRH
- the rpmE gene encoding 50S ribosomal protein L31; its protein translation is MKSGIHPEYVVTTVTCTCGNTFTTRSTETSGEIRADVCSACHPFYTGKQKILDTGGRVARFEARYGKRSN
- the prfA gene encoding peptide chain release factor 1 encodes the protein MSESFAAARPMLDEHARIEQQLADPAVHADPVEARRLGRRYAELGRVAAAYREWSAAEQDRADATELAEVDPAFAAELPTLTEAAAHAADRLRRVLVPRDPDDARDVILEIKAGEGGEESALFAGDLLRMYLRFAEQRGWKTEVLESTGSDLGGYKDVQVAIKARGTVTDPAEGVWAALKYEGGVHRVQRVPVTESQGRIHTSAAGVLVFPEVEDPGEVEIDPNDLRIDVYRSSGPGGQSVNTTDSAVRITHLPTGIVVSMQNEKSQLQNREQAMRVLRARLLAAQQEAAAAAASEARRSQVRTVDRSERIRTYNFPENRIADHRTGYKAYNLDAVLDGDLAPVIQSAIDADEAARLASAAEQA
- the prmC gene encoding peptide chain release factor N(5)-glutamine methyltransferase; protein product: MTAPTLRALVDGATALLDEAGVGSPRHDALALAAHVLDLPRVDLVLPPPVPEGFAAEYAAVVDRRRLREPLQHIVGSTVFRYLTMLVEPGVFVPRPETETVAQVAVDEAARLTVLGQDPIVVDLCCGAGGIALSVATEVPGSRVTAVDASPAAVDLTGRNAALAGAELTVLTGDVRDPELLAELDHRVDVLVSNPPYIPPDAVPVDPEVRDHDPDLALYGGGADGLDVPRAVIAAAARLLVPGGLLVMEHAEVQDAQARAAAIECGGFEDVRTVADLTGRPRMLVARRSTVVGEPSPASSPT
- a CDS encoding L-threonylcarbamoyladenylate synthase — encoded protein: MSADSILDATDPAAWGPAIDAAVHTVSRGGLIVLPTDTVYGIGADAFTPEAVAALLAAKGRGRQQPPPVLMPDVATLDGLATSVHPAVRDLAAAFWPGGLTIIVRAQPSLIWDLGETHGTVALRVPDHPAALALLRRTGPLAVSSANKTGQPSALNVADAHEQLGDAVQVYLDGGPTPGGVASTIIDATGDDLTVVRQGAISMEDLRAVAPVEGDAGR